The Dreissena polymorpha isolate Duluth1 chromosome 10, UMN_Dpol_1.0, whole genome shotgun sequence genome includes a region encoding these proteins:
- the LOC127846931 gene encoding uncharacterized protein LOC127846931, with protein MVPTSTIGIVLYFCCIWVMLLKTLDVKGMAVHKDENNDVKVEQDDSKTDINLGMFYHVNPTVHHFSRHGLCNHVHGKIKFYRALEQHFVNISDDMKIQFILDICERRDHMLDKWVKEIFDINNDGYISHFEKQRIEYR; from the exons ATGGTGCCTACATCGACCATCGGAATTGTGCTGTATTTTTGTTGTATATGGGTTATGTTATTGAAAACACTGGATGTAAAAGGAATGGCTGTACACAAGGATGAGAATAATGATGTTAAAGTAGAACAAGACGATTCAAAAACGGATATTAACTTGGGCATGTTTTATCATGTTAACCC gACCGTTCATCATTTTTCTCGTCATGGTCTCTGTAACCACGTACACGGAAAGATTAAATTCTACAGAGCGTTGGAGCAACACTTTGTCAACATTTCAG ACGatatgaaaatccagtttatctTAGACATATGTGAGAGACGAGATCATATGCTCGACAAGTGGGTCAAAGAAATATTCGACATAAATa ATGACGGCTACATTTCCCACTTTGAAAAGCAACGAATTGAATATCGATAA